The following are from one region of the Advenella mimigardefordensis DPN7 genome:
- a CDS encoding spermidine synthase → MQHQKKAPHPDYDEPIISESQGVRYLHFNSEWIQGAMRVARPEKLEFEYTQQMMAWLLFLAPPADRSVGILGLGAGSLTRFCQHHFDSDIVTVEWNPQVTAICESAFELRQTASCRVVHEDANDWVLDPLNENGYGALMVDLYDYTAQGPVCSSERFYQGCRRVCAELGVVTINLFGHHGSFRKNIRNIRRAFDDRVILFPETVDGNRIVIAFTGPPLEVTLEQLRQRAKRVQSLYRLPATGWLRTLLQENGKTGSLVRF, encoded by the coding sequence ATGCAGCACCAGAAAAAAGCACCACACCCTGACTACGATGAGCCTATCATTTCCGAGTCTCAGGGTGTGCGGTACCTGCATTTCAACAGCGAGTGGATTCAGGGCGCCATGCGGGTCGCCCGTCCCGAAAAACTGGAATTCGAATATACCCAGCAAATGATGGCCTGGCTGCTGTTTCTGGCGCCGCCGGCTGATCGCAGTGTCGGTATTCTGGGTCTGGGGGCCGGGTCCCTGACGCGTTTCTGTCAGCATCATTTTGATAGCGATATCGTGACAGTGGAGTGGAATCCGCAGGTGACGGCTATTTGCGAATCGGCGTTTGAATTGCGACAAACAGCATCCTGCCGGGTGGTACACGAAGACGCCAATGACTGGGTACTGGACCCGCTCAATGAAAACGGTTACGGTGCGCTCATGGTGGATTTGTACGATTACACCGCCCAGGGGCCGGTGTGCTCATCTGAGCGGTTTTACCAGGGATGCCGGCGCGTCTGCGCTGAACTGGGCGTGGTAACCATCAATCTTTTCGGCCATCACGGCAGTTTTCGTAAGAATATACGCAATATCCGGCGTGCTTTCGATGATCGCGTGATCCTGTTTCCTGAAACCGTTGATGGCAATCGTATCGTCATTGCCTTCACTGGTCCGCCATTGGAGGTCACGCTGGAGCAATTGCGGCAGCGGGCCAAACGAGTACAAAGCCTGTATCGATTGCCGGCTACCGGCTGGCTGCGAACGCTGCTTCAGGAAAATGGCAAGACCGGCAGTTTGGTCCGTTTTTAG
- a CDS encoding acetyl-CoA C-acyltransferase family protein, with protein MPDVFVVSGVRTAIGSFGGSLKNTSPGELGATVIRAAMERAAVTGDDIGHVVLGHVINTEPRDMYVSRYAAVTAGVSQGTPAFNVNRLCGSGLQAIVSAAQTLLLGDAQIAIAGGVENMSRAPYIAPAHRFGARMGDSVMQDMMTGALSDPFEKMHMGVTAENVAREYGVSRQQQDELAIASHQRAANAIDQGYFKDQIVPIVMKSRKGDIAFDTDEHVRRDITLEGLSALKPVFVKEAGTVTAGNASGINDGAAALVLMNGDMVKERGVKPLGRLVAYGHAGVDPRLMGIGPVPATRNALAKAGLKIEDMDVIEANEAFAAQACAVTQQLGMDPAKVNPNGSGIGLGHPVGATGAIITVKALYELQRIGGRYALVTMCIGGGQGIAAIFERV; from the coding sequence ATGCCTGACGTTTTCGTGGTATCCGGTGTTCGTACAGCTATTGGCAGTTTTGGCGGGAGTCTGAAAAATACAAGCCCTGGTGAGCTGGGAGCAACAGTCATCCGGGCAGCCATGGAACGTGCGGCGGTGACGGGTGACGACATTGGCCACGTTGTGCTTGGGCATGTCATCAATACCGAGCCACGGGACATGTATGTATCCCGGTATGCTGCGGTTACGGCCGGCGTTTCACAGGGGACACCGGCCTTCAACGTTAATCGTCTTTGCGGTTCCGGTCTGCAGGCGATTGTATCTGCTGCTCAGACATTGTTGCTGGGCGATGCGCAAATCGCTATTGCCGGCGGTGTTGAGAATATGAGCCGCGCGCCTTACATTGCACCCGCCCACCGTTTTGGCGCCAGAATGGGCGACAGCGTGATGCAGGACATGATGACCGGTGCGCTGTCCGATCCGTTTGAAAAAATGCATATGGGCGTGACTGCCGAGAACGTTGCCAGGGAATACGGCGTATCCCGTCAGCAGCAGGACGAACTGGCCATCGCTTCGCATCAGCGCGCGGCCAACGCCATTGACCAGGGTTATTTCAAAGATCAGATCGTGCCGATCGTGATGAAATCGCGCAAGGGCGATATCGCGTTCGATACCGATGAACATGTTCGTCGCGACATTACGCTGGAGGGCTTGTCTGCCCTGAAACCGGTGTTTGTCAAGGAGGCAGGAACGGTCACGGCCGGTAATGCGTCGGGTATTAACGACGGCGCCGCAGCGCTGGTGCTGATGAATGGTGACATGGTCAAAGAACGCGGCGTAAAACCATTGGGTCGTTTGGTGGCTTATGGTCACGCCGGCGTTGATCCGCGGCTAATGGGCATTGGCCCGGTTCCTGCAACCCGTAACGCGCTGGCCAAAGCTGGTCTGAAAATCGAAGACATGGACGTGATTGAAGCCAACGAAGCGTTTGCCGCCCAGGCATGCGCGGTTACGCAGCAATTGGGAATGGACCCGGCTAAAGTCAATCCCAATGGCAGCGGTATCGGACTGGGCCATCCGGTTGGCGCAACCGGCGCCATCATTACCGTCAAGGCTTTGTACGAGCTGCAACGTATTGGCGGGCGTTATGCATTGGTAACCATGTGCATTGGCGGCGGGCAGGGCATTGCCGCCATCTTCGAACGGGTTTAA
- the xth gene encoding exodeoxyribonuclease III codes for MKIATWNVNSLTVRLPQVLAWLDQNSIDILCIQELKQVNEKFPKDAFQELGYDAVWTGQKTYNGVAILSRSSLEDVIVNNPLYPDTQQRLITATCQTTEGPLRVICAYCPNGSALDSEKYEYKLEWYAALNQFVEAQMKLFPNLAICGDYNIAPEDRDVHAKYAGDILISPKERAAMQALSGLGLSDSFRLFEQEEKLFSWWDYRMLGFRRNAGLRIDHILLTAPLAQHCTACVIDKAPRGNEQPSDHAPVVATLSLSFA; via the coding sequence ATGAAAATCGCCACTTGGAATGTTAATTCACTTACTGTTCGCCTGCCGCAGGTGCTGGCCTGGCTGGATCAGAACAGTATCGATATCCTGTGTATTCAGGAACTGAAGCAGGTGAATGAAAAATTCCCGAAGGATGCTTTTCAGGAACTGGGCTACGACGCCGTCTGGACCGGCCAGAAAACCTATAACGGCGTGGCCATTTTGTCGCGTTCTTCGCTCGAAGACGTGATCGTCAACAATCCGCTCTACCCCGATACGCAGCAGCGCCTGATCACGGCCACCTGCCAGACCACCGAAGGACCGCTGCGGGTTATTTGCGCCTATTGCCCTAACGGCAGCGCGCTGGATAGCGAAAAATACGAGTACAAACTGGAATGGTATGCCGCGCTCAACCAGTTCGTTGAAGCACAAATGAAATTATTTCCGAATCTGGCCATTTGCGGTGACTACAACATTGCACCCGAAGATCGGGATGTCCATGCCAAATATGCAGGCGATATTCTGATTTCACCGAAGGAGCGCGCTGCCATGCAGGCGCTCAGCGGCCTTGGCTTGTCCGATTCGTTTCGCCTGTTTGAACAGGAAGAGAAACTGTTCAGCTGGTGGGATTACCGCATGTTGGGATTTCGTCGCAATGCAGGCCTGCGCATCGACCATATCCTGCTCACCGCGCCGCTCGCGCAGCATTGCACTGCCTGCGTGATAGACAAGGCGCCACGAGGCAATGAGCAACCCTCCGATCATGCTCCGGTTGTCGCCACCTTGTCCTTATCGTTTGCCTGA
- a CDS encoding SecDF P1 head subdomain-containing protein, whose amino-acid sequence MHIKRGALFVALAASLTLAGCDTMDHLLKNRSGGGTRVSDVPTTPPPSGQGRTPATSTPPAPSNAVASSSLIMYIAARTPTQGFTAVRQNGVLVYVDPTQTLTRNDLQNAVATRNSAGKAFVKLEFSPSGSQRLASLTGNNIGKSFAVTQKNRLVSIINIGKPITSGVLYVPMSSEQAATSFEDQILDGE is encoded by the coding sequence ATGCACATTAAACGAGGGGCACTCTTTGTCGCACTCGCTGCTTCGCTGACCCTGGCAGGCTGTGACACTATGGATCACTTGCTCAAGAATCGCTCCGGCGGTGGCACCCGAGTAAGCGATGTGCCTACCACGCCGCCACCATCCGGGCAGGGCCGCACCCCGGCGACATCAACGCCACCAGCGCCGTCAAATGCTGTTGCCTCATCTTCGCTGATTATGTATATAGCCGCCCGGACACCAACGCAGGGTTTCACGGCGGTGCGTCAGAACGGTGTGCTTGTTTATGTAGATCCTACCCAGACGCTGACCCGCAATGATCTGCAGAACGCCGTTGCTACGCGTAACAGTGCCGGTAAGGCGTTTGTAAAACTGGAGTTTTCTCCGTCCGGCAGCCAGCGCCTGGCCAGTCTGACCGGCAACAATATCGGCAAGAGTTTTGCCGTGACGCAAAAAAACCGTCTGGTATCAATCATTAACATCGGCAAACCGATTACGTCGGGTGTATTGTATGTGCCGATGTCCAGCGAACAGGCGGCCACCAGCTTTGAAGACCAGATTCTGGATGGCGAATGA
- a CDS encoding pseudouridine synthase, whose protein sequence is MEKTRISKLLAERGLCSRREADAYIERGWVRVDGKVATLGEKAFPHQSITLDKSAQARQTARVTIILNKPVGYVSGQAEDGYRPAATLITPDRQFDRDKHTFNPSHLRGLAPAGRLDIDSQGLLVLTQDGRIARQLIGEDSEVEKEYLVRVEGKIAGNGLQLLNHGLSLDGDVLRPAQVSWQNDDQLKFILQEGKKRQIRRMCQMVGLTVVGLKRVRMGNVTLADLPPGKWRYLKSHERFL, encoded by the coding sequence ATGGAAAAGACAAGAATATCTAAATTGCTTGCCGAGCGGGGGCTGTGTTCCCGCCGGGAGGCCGACGCGTATATTGAGCGCGGCTGGGTGCGCGTGGACGGAAAGGTCGCCACGCTGGGTGAAAAGGCCTTTCCTCACCAGTCTATTACACTGGATAAATCGGCCCAGGCTCGCCAGACGGCGCGGGTGACCATCATTCTGAATAAGCCGGTGGGATATGTGTCCGGCCAGGCGGAAGATGGCTATCGGCCTGCGGCGACGCTGATTACGCCCGATAGGCAGTTTGACCGCGACAAACATACGTTCAATCCTTCCCATTTGCGTGGCTTAGCGCCGGCCGGCCGACTGGATATCGACTCCCAGGGCTTGCTGGTTCTCACGCAGGATGGCCGAATTGCCCGGCAACTGATTGGCGAAGACTCCGAGGTGGAAAAGGAATATCTGGTCCGGGTTGAAGGCAAAATCGCTGGTAATGGACTGCAGTTGCTCAATCACGGCTTATCGCTGGACGGCGATGTGCTGCGACCGGCTCAAGTAAGCTGGCAAAATGACGATCAGCTTAAGTTCATTTTGCAGGAAGGCAAGAAACGGCAGATTCGCCGTATGTGCCAAATGGTGGGCCTGACTGTGGTCGGGCTGAAACGGGTTCGTATGGGTAATGTCACGCTGGCAGACCTGCCTCCGGGCAAATGGCGCTATCTTAAAAGCCATGAACGATTTTTGTGA
- a CDS encoding chorismate--pyruvate lyase family protein — MKHEPHSPGWLKRPPPKLDPVQKYWLSRPGPLTEGLRKQGEVRIRVIGEFAEVVSADEARTISVAANTVVWVREICMSINGTPAVIARSITPLDAARSVWQAVRRLRTRPLADILYHDPAIVRSVFESCIAKSPMPIFKAVVRSGQLPSPSSSRLPTRRSVFWKNDQPLQVTECFLPAFWSPLLVYPKV, encoded by the coding sequence ATGAAGCATGAACCACATTCACCTGGCTGGCTGAAACGGCCTCCACCTAAACTTGATCCTGTCCAGAAGTACTGGCTGTCCCGTCCCGGTCCGCTGACTGAGGGCTTGCGCAAACAAGGTGAGGTGCGCATCCGGGTCATTGGTGAGTTTGCTGAAGTGGTGAGCGCAGACGAAGCGCGGACCATCAGCGTAGCGGCCAACACGGTCGTCTGGGTTCGGGAAATATGCATGTCTATTAACGGTACGCCCGCAGTCATCGCCCGCAGCATCACGCCGCTGGATGCGGCCCGATCTGTATGGCAGGCAGTACGGCGGCTACGCACACGGCCACTGGCCGATATACTCTATCATGACCCGGCTATTGTACGATCAGTGTTCGAATCCTGCATAGCAAAATCGCCGATGCCGATATTTAAGGCAGTCGTACGCTCAGGCCAGCTCCCCTCTCCTTCGTCGTCCAGATTGCCCACCCGACGTTCGGTTTTCTGGAAAAATGACCAGCCACTACAGGTAACCGAATGCTTTTTACCCGCATTCTGGTCGCCATTGCTCGTGTACCCGAAGGTTTAG
- a CDS encoding P-II family nitrogen regulator, protein MKLITAIIKPFKLDEVRESLADIGVSGLTVAEVKGFGRQKGHTELYRGAEYVVDFLPKVRVEVVIADSLVDSAIEAIIKAARTGKIGDGKIFVTPVERAIRIRTGEQDDNAL, encoded by the coding sequence GTGAAATTAATAACAGCCATTATAAAACCCTTCAAACTGGATGAGGTTCGTGAATCTTTGGCAGATATCGGCGTTAGCGGTCTGACCGTTGCGGAAGTTAAAGGGTTTGGGCGTCAGAAAGGGCATACCGAGCTATACCGCGGTGCCGAATATGTGGTGGACTTCCTGCCCAAAGTTCGGGTAGAAGTAGTCATTGCCGATAGTCTGGTTGACTCGGCTATTGAAGCCATTATTAAGGCGGCGCGTACCGGCAAGATCGGGGACGGGAAAATTTTTGTGACGCCGGTTGAGCGTGCGATTCGTATCCGCACCGGTGAGCAGGACGATAACGCGCTGTAA
- a CDS encoding NAD+ synthase encodes MEPTVSVAFAQINQKVGDLAGNAARIVQAAALAHEQGHDVLLLPELALSGYAPEDLLLRCQFLADQQAALQSLQEALSGFQDLHVVLGHVVSNDKGTFNAASVFLNGDNLGTYLKQELPNYSVFDEKRYFSAGRKPLVFTVREQVFGVTICEDVWFASAAAAARQAGAETLLVLNASPYMMRKHETRLAVVRRNVCDAGMSAIYCNLVGGQDELVFDGHSFVVDRHGEVVIELNSFCEAMGSVQIASGALAALAPVSFGTDHAVSLQPQENEAAEAEVWRALVMGTRDYLGKNFFKKAVIGLSGGIDSAVVLAIAVDAIGADNLHAVMMPSRFTADISVNDAQDMAQRLAVRYDEIAISPMFNSYLDALSPVFGDLPQDTTEENLQARIRGALLMALSNKFNAIVLTTGNKSELATGYCTLYGDMVGGYAPLKDIPKTLVYRLASWRNTQSAIIPERIITRPPSAELREDQTDQDSLPEYDVLDTILEHLMEHNDSVEAIVSTGLAREDVEKVARLLRINEYKRRQGSPGPKITTRAFGRDWRFPITNGYRF; translated from the coding sequence ATGGAACCAACGGTCAGTGTCGCATTTGCACAAATCAATCAGAAAGTCGGGGATCTGGCCGGCAATGCAGCGCGCATTGTCCAGGCCGCGGCATTGGCGCATGAGCAGGGGCACGACGTTCTGCTGCTGCCAGAGCTGGCACTTTCAGGCTATGCGCCCGAAGACTTGTTGTTGCGCTGCCAGTTTCTTGCAGACCAGCAGGCCGCGCTGCAATCACTGCAGGAAGCGCTGTCGGGTTTTCAGGATCTGCACGTCGTGCTGGGGCACGTTGTCAGCAACGACAAAGGCACATTCAATGCCGCCAGTGTGTTTCTGAATGGTGATAATCTGGGAACGTATCTCAAGCAGGAGTTGCCCAATTATTCGGTGTTTGATGAAAAGCGCTATTTCTCGGCAGGCCGCAAGCCACTGGTCTTTACTGTTCGGGAACAAGTATTTGGCGTGACCATCTGCGAAGACGTCTGGTTCGCCAGTGCCGCCGCCGCAGCAAGGCAGGCAGGGGCCGAAACCCTGCTGGTTCTCAACGCTTCACCCTATATGATGCGCAAGCACGAGACGCGACTGGCGGTCGTTCGCCGGAACGTCTGTGATGCCGGCATGAGTGCCATCTACTGCAACCTGGTAGGCGGTCAGGATGAACTGGTGTTTGATGGACATTCTTTCGTCGTCGATCGGCACGGTGAGGTGGTGATTGAACTCAATAGTTTTTGCGAAGCAATGGGTAGCGTTCAGATCGCGTCGGGCGCGCTTGCAGCTCTGGCTCCGGTGTCTTTCGGGACTGACCATGCCGTGTCCCTGCAACCGCAGGAAAATGAGGCCGCCGAAGCCGAAGTCTGGCGCGCGCTGGTGATGGGAACCCGGGATTATCTGGGTAAGAATTTTTTTAAGAAAGCCGTCATCGGCCTGTCCGGCGGCATTGACTCGGCCGTGGTGCTTGCCATTGCCGTCGATGCCATAGGGGCAGATAATTTGCATGCTGTCATGATGCCATCGCGCTTTACGGCCGACATCTCGGTGAATGATGCGCAGGACATGGCACAACGGCTCGCTGTGCGCTATGACGAAATCGCCATTTCCCCCATGTTCAATAGTTATCTGGATGCATTGTCGCCTGTTTTTGGGGATTTGCCCCAGGACACGACCGAAGAGAATCTGCAGGCACGTATTCGCGGCGCATTGCTGATGGCCTTGTCCAATAAATTCAATGCCATCGTGCTGACCACAGGCAATAAGTCTGAGCTGGCCACCGGTTACTGCACGCTGTACGGTGATATGGTGGGCGGTTATGCGCCCCTGAAAGACATCCCCAAAACGCTGGTGTATCGTCTGGCCAGCTGGCGCAATACGCAGTCTGCAATCATTCCGGAACGTATTATCACGCGTCCGCCTTCTGCCGAGTTGCGCGAAGACCAGACCGACCAGGACAGCCTGCCTGAGTATGACGTGCTGGATACCATCCTGGAGCATCTGATGGAGCATAATGATTCGGTGGAAGCCATCGTGAGTACCGGCCTGGCCAGGGAAGACGTGGAAAAGGTCGCCCGGCTGCTGCGAATCAATGAGTACAAGCGGCGCCAGGGGTCCCCGGGACCTAAAATCACCACGCGCGCGTTTGGCCGCGATTGGCGCTTTCCGATAACGAACGGCTATCGATTCTAG
- the argH gene encoding argininosuccinate lyase — MTDSPNPTNQFDKKAQAWSARFSEPVSDLVKRYTASVDFDKRLARFDIQGSLAHATMLATTGVISDDDLTAINKGMQQILQEIDAGTFTWLLDLEDVHLNIEKRLVELIGDAGKRLHTGRSRNDQVATDIRLWLRSEIDGSLELITALRRALAQVALEHHDTIMPGFTHLQVAQPVTFGHHLLAYAEMFARDAERLADCRKRCNRLPLGAAALAGTSYPIDREQVASLLGFDSVCRNSLDAVSDRDFAIEFCAAVSLVMTHISRLSEELILWMSPRIGFIDLADRFCTGSSIMPQKKNPDVPELARGKTGRVNGNLIGLLTLMKGQPLAYNKDNQEDKEGLFDSADTLRDTLTIFADMIGGIRVRKQAMRDAALMGFSTATDLADYLVKKGLPFRDAHETVALAVRHCEEQQCDLADLTLEEMRKFNASIDSDVFSVLTLEGSVSSRAHTGGTAPTRVKAEAERVLAELG; from the coding sequence ATGACAGACAGCCCCAACCCAACCAATCAATTCGATAAAAAAGCCCAGGCCTGGTCGGCCCGTTTCTCTGAACCCGTATCCGATTTGGTTAAACGCTACACCGCCTCGGTTGATTTTGACAAGCGTCTGGCCCGTTTTGACATTCAGGGTTCGCTGGCCCACGCCACCATGCTGGCAACCACAGGCGTTATCTCCGACGACGATCTGACCGCAATCAACAAGGGCATGCAGCAGATTCTTCAGGAAATCGACGCCGGTACCTTTACCTGGTTGCTGGACCTGGAAGACGTGCATCTGAATATCGAAAAACGTCTGGTTGAACTTATCGGCGATGCCGGTAAACGCCTGCACACGGGACGCTCCCGTAACGACCAGGTTGCAACCGACATCCGCTTGTGGCTGCGTTCAGAAATTGATGGATCGCTGGAACTGATCACGGCACTGCGCCGTGCCCTGGCACAGGTGGCACTGGAACATCACGACACGATCATGCCCGGCTTTACGCATTTGCAGGTAGCCCAGCCGGTTACCTTCGGCCATCACCTGCTGGCCTACGCCGAAATGTTTGCCCGGGATGCAGAGCGTCTGGCCGATTGTCGCAAGCGCTGCAACCGCCTGCCATTGGGCGCGGCTGCACTGGCCGGCACCTCATACCCTATCGATCGCGAGCAGGTCGCCTCACTACTAGGCTTTGACAGCGTTTGCCGCAATTCGCTGGATGCCGTATCCGATCGCGATTTTGCCATCGAATTCTGCGCCGCCGTCTCTCTGGTCATGACCCATATTTCCCGGCTGTCAGAAGAGCTCATTTTGTGGATGAGCCCGCGTATCGGCTTTATTGATCTGGCCGATCGTTTCTGCACCGGTAGCTCTATCATGCCGCAAAAGAAAAACCCCGACGTACCCGAACTGGCCCGGGGCAAGACCGGCAGGGTGAACGGTAACCTGATCGGCCTGCTGACATTGATGAAGGGCCAGCCACTGGCCTACAACAAAGATAATCAGGAGGACAAAGAAGGCCTGTTCGATTCGGCCGATACCCTGCGCGACACATTGACGATCTTTGCCGACATGATCGGCGGTATCCGGGTCCGCAAGCAGGCCATGCGTGATGCTGCCCTGATGGGTTTTTCCACCGCAACCGATCTGGCCGATTATTTGGTCAAAAAAGGACTGCCTTTCCGCGACGCCCATGAAACGGTCGCCCTGGCCGTACGCCATTGCGAAGAGCAGCAATGCGATCTGGCCGACCTGACGCTGGAAGAAATGCGCAAATTCAATGCGTCCATTGATAGCGATGTGTTCAGCGTTCTCACTCTGGAAGGATCGGTCTCCTCGCGGGCGCATACCGGCGGCACCGCGCCGACGCGAGTCAAGGCCGAGGCTGAACGCGTTCTGGCCGAACTGGGCTGA
- the rlmD gene encoding 23S rRNA (uracil(1939)-C(5))-methyltransferase RlmD gives MQEIFTIESLDLEARGIARREGKAIFVEGALPAEKVTADIVRRKPSYEIARMTSIIRESSQRVTPRCPSFGTCGGCLMQHLDVTTQVAIKQRALEDGFRHIAKITIPRVLPPLQGPAWGYRYRARLSVRKVIKKGKVLVGFHERKSRYVTDMTECHVLPPYVSDMLVPLRELIGNLSIDEQIPQIEVAVGEDTTALLLRHLAPLTAADIEQLDAFSAHHNVVWWLQSKGPDTVKPLHKEQADSLYYLLPQFGLKMPYKPTDFTQVNYFINRSLIAKALNLLDVQANDRVADLFCGLGNFTLPLATVAREVVGIEGSSILTDRALQAASQHDLQAKTRFATLNLFEVDVAWLRDLGHFDRMLIDPPREGAQAVAQALAQLEPRERPTRIVYVSCNPATLARDAGILVHEGGYTLSAAGVVNMFPHTGHVESIAVFESGAGKVPAATVSSTES, from the coding sequence ATGCAGGAAATATTTACCATCGAATCCCTTGACCTGGAAGCACGCGGCATCGCCCGGCGCGAGGGGAAGGCCATTTTCGTTGAAGGTGCGCTACCTGCAGAAAAGGTAACGGCAGATATTGTTCGCCGCAAGCCCTCTTACGAGATTGCCCGCATGACGTCAATCATCAGGGAATCAAGCCAGCGGGTCACGCCGCGTTGCCCCAGTTTCGGTACCTGTGGGGGCTGTCTTATGCAGCATCTGGACGTCACTACTCAGGTGGCGATCAAGCAGCGGGCACTGGAAGACGGTTTCAGGCATATCGCCAAAATCACCATACCCAGGGTATTGCCGCCGCTGCAGGGGCCGGCCTGGGGCTATCGTTACCGCGCGCGACTGTCGGTACGTAAAGTGATCAAGAAGGGCAAGGTGCTTGTCGGCTTTCACGAGCGCAAGAGCCGGTATGTGACCGACATGACTGAATGTCATGTGCTGCCGCCCTATGTTTCCGATATGCTGGTTCCCCTGCGTGAACTGATCGGTAATCTGAGCATTGATGAGCAAATTCCACAGATTGAGGTGGCTGTGGGCGAGGATACGACCGCCTTGCTGTTGCGTCACCTGGCACCGCTGACTGCTGCCGATATCGAACAGCTGGACGCTTTCTCGGCGCACCACAATGTGGTGTGGTGGCTGCAATCCAAAGGACCGGATACGGTCAAACCGCTGCACAAAGAACAGGCCGATTCACTGTACTACCTGTTGCCGCAGTTCGGGCTGAAAATGCCGTACAAGCCAACGGATTTTACTCAGGTCAATTACTTTATTAATCGTTCCCTGATTGCCAAAGCGCTCAATCTGCTGGATGTACAGGCCAATGATCGCGTGGCAGATTTGTTCTGTGGCCTGGGCAACTTCACCTTGCCGCTGGCGACCGTCGCGCGTGAAGTGGTGGGGATCGAAGGCAGCAGCATCCTTACCGACCGGGCCCTGCAGGCAGCCAGCCAGCACGACCTGCAGGCTAAAACCCGCTTTGCCACGCTAAATCTGTTTGAGGTCGACGTGGCCTGGCTGCGCGATCTGGGCCATTTCGACCGCATGCTGATCGATCCGCCCAGAGAAGGCGCGCAGGCCGTGGCACAGGCCCTGGCGCAACTGGAACCGCGGGAGCGTCCAACCAGAATCGTGTACGTGTCCTGTAATCCTGCGACCCTGGCACGGGACGCGGGTATTCTTGTCCACGAGGGTGGCTATACATTGAGTGCGGCAGGGGTGGTAAATATGTTCCCGCATACGGGACATGTTGAATCGATTGCGGTATTCGAAAGCGGTGCCGGTAAAGTGCCAGCAGCAACCGTCAGTTCCACGGAGTCATAA
- a CDS encoding Spy/CpxP family protein refolding chaperone — protein sequence MAVQFSGSFLVKSLLASALSATIATTAMAQAVKPDTESNPISPSVQSEGTRMEHHRIGEAKPHHGARKHHKGEGRKHGHHRRGMSNAAIMIPGLGPGSQKLVDDLKLTDEQKTTLKTIQDEHKAAREPNREAFRKYQETRRQQLESGNVDPKALLEAQKEMHDGFEKKMADDQAKWLGLWDTFSPEQKTTVVKYFKERSAKWEEHRKQFQKEHADMNKAPMPEPATPAADKPAPPAPAPAQ from the coding sequence ATGGCTGTTCAATTTTCAGGTTCTTTCCTCGTAAAATCTCTTCTGGCCAGCGCGCTGTCTGCCACGATTGCCACCACCGCAATGGCGCAGGCGGTGAAACCCGACACTGAATCCAATCCGATCAGTCCTTCCGTACAAAGTGAAGGCACACGAATGGAACACCATCGCATTGGTGAAGCCAAACCACATCATGGCGCCCGGAAACACCATAAAGGTGAGGGTCGTAAACATGGACATCACCGCAGAGGCATGAGCAATGCTGCGATCATGATTCCGGGCCTGGGCCCCGGCAGCCAGAAGCTGGTTGACGACCTTAAACTGACCGATGAACAAAAAACGACACTAAAAACCATCCAGGACGAACACAAGGCTGCCCGCGAACCGAATCGCGAGGCATTCCGTAAGTATCAGGAAACGCGTCGCCAGCAATTGGAATCCGGCAATGTCGATCCAAAAGCGCTGCTGGAAGCACAGAAAGAAATGCATGACGGCTTTGAGAAGAAAATGGCAGACGATCAGGCGAAATGGCTTGGCCTGTGGGACACATTCAGTCCTGAGCAGAAAACCACTGTTGTTAAATATTTCAAAGAGCGTTCAGCCAAATGGGAAGAGCATCGCAAGCAATTCCAAAAGGAACACGCAGATATGAACAAAGCGCCAATGCCTGAGCCTGCGACGCCTGCTGCAGACAAACCAGCACCGCCGGCACCAGCACCAGCACAGTAA